Below is a window of Planococcus rifietoensis DNA.
CTCGCGAGTTCCGCGACGTCGATTCTCATTTCCAAAGTGCTCGACGCGACCGATACAATCGAAGTCGGTTCCGGTGGCATCATGTTGCCGAACCATACGCCGCTTGTCGTCGCCGAACAATTCGGCACGCTTGAGACGATGCATCCCGGACGCGTGAATCTCGGTCTCGGGCGCGCCCCGGGAACGGATATGCAAACCGCCCGCGCACTTCGCCGGACAACGCAGGAAACTGCGTTCCAATTCCCTGAAGATGTCGAAGAATTGCAGCGCTACCTCGGCCCGCTCGAAGCACAAGAATCCGTAAAAGCCTATCCGGGTGTTGAGACGGAAGTGCCGTTGTTCATTCTTGGCTCAAGCACATCGAGTGCCGTGCTCGCAGCGAAACTCGGCTTGCCGTATGCATTTGCCGCGCATTTCGCCCCGCAGCAGCTGGAGTCGGCAGTCGCCATCTACCGCAGCCGTTTCGAACCCTCTGATACATTGGCAGAGCCGTACGTCATCGCTTGTGTGAATGTGGTTGGTGCCGATAGCGCGGAAGAAGCGGAGCAGCTTTCGACATCGAGCGACCAGTTTTACTTGAACGTCGTGCGCGGCACGAAAAACCCATTGATGCCGCCTGTCGATACGATGGATGGCCGCTGGAGCTATGCCGAAGAAGCGATGGTCAAATCGATGGCACGCTATACATTCAAGGGCAATGCTGAGCAATTGGGAGAACAAATCGGCCGTTTTGCCGGTGAATTGCCAATCGATGAATTAATGGCTGTGTCCTATATTTATGACCAGGACAAGCGTGTGCGTTCTTACGAAATCCTCAAAGAAGCGGTATCGAATGCTGTTCGATTGCCATGAAATGTTCACCTGAACGGCAGTAGCAGCTGCTCGGCTTCATGTATAATACTAGTGAAACTTGAAGTTTAAAGGTGGTAATAACGTTATGGACTTTCTCTATTTTCCTGAAGATAAATCAGAATATATTCCGGGAATCATCTCGGTCGTCATCATTTTCATCCTATCAATCCTGATCGTCCGTCTTTTGATGAAAGCGTCGCGGAAGCAAGTCAAAAAATTGAACGAGCAAGGATACCCGGTGATTTATGACCGCGGTGAGATGCTGAAAGATTCTGATGAGCAAGCACCAGCAGAACGGCAAACAAATCCGAATACACCGGAAGAGCCGAAAGACACAAACGGCCCGCCGACCAAAAAGCCCTGACGAACCAGGGCTTTTTTTAGTTAGTGAAGCTTGTATACTGAAACAATACTTTAAATGAAAAGAGTTGCCATCATGACAAAAAATTTAGCGGGCGGCTTGCAATGGGCGATTTTCCTAATCGCGTCATCCATTGCGGCTCCCATCGCCATCGCAAGCATCTTCGGTATGGACACTGCCGACACCGCGCTGTTCTTGCAGCGCACTATTTTCGTCCTAGGCATCGCCTGCCTGATCCAAGCCTTTATCGGCCACCGTCTGCCAATCAATGAAGGGCCGGCCGGCTTATGGTGGGGCGTGTTTATCGTCTACGCCGGACTTGTCGGCGTCTTATATTCAACTGCCGAAGAATCCTTGCAAGTGCTGCAAAGCGGCTTGTTTTATAGCGGTATTTTATTCATTGTGTTTGCAGTCACGGGTGTAGTGGATAAGCTTAAACAATTTTTCACTCCGACCGTCACTTTTGTCTATTTACTGCTGCTCGTGCTGCAGATCAGTGAATCGATTATGAAAGGCCTATTCGGCATTTCATCGGAAGGAGATTTAATGGATGTGCGGGTGCTGCTAGCAGCGGTCGCTGTCATTTTAATCACTTTCTATTTCATGTTCCACCGTTCAGCGTTCATCAGCCGCTATTCAGTCCTTCTATCCATCGCTTTTGGCTGGCTGTTGTTTTGGGCGATCGGCAAAGCGCCGAGCATTCCTGAAACTAGTGGGGCATGGATGACATTCCCTGACATGCTGGTCTTTGGGCCGCTCGTCTTTGATGGGGGAATGCTTGTCACGACTTTATTTTTGACCGTCTTGCTTATCGCCAATATGATGGCTTCGGTCAGTGTCATGGAGAGTTTATTGAAAAACGCTTTTTCCATCCAGTCAGAAGACCGCATGAAGCAAGCTTCTGTTGCATCTGGTTTGAACCACTTGCTTGCAGGCTTGTTTTCTTCCGTTGGCCCCGTGCCGATCTCCGGCGCAGCGGGATTTGTCAGTGCGACAAGGACTCCGGGACTGCGCCCGTTTATCGTTGGGGGGGTCATCGTCACGGGCATCAGCTTGTTCCCACAATTAATGGCGGTGCTCGCTTCCTTGCCGGCTCCAGTCGCGTACGCTGTGATCTTCGCGATTTTCTCCAAAATGATAGAGATGGCATTCAACGAGCTTGAAGCGGAACCGAATCGCAAACGAGCTTATAAAGTGGCGGCATTTGGCTTGATGACAGGTGTCGGTTTGATGTTCATCCCGACAGAAAGCATGGCCGGGCTGCCGTCAGCTGTCGCGGCCATTCTGTCCAATGGCTTGATTTCAGGCACCATCATCGCCATCATTATCGAACAAGTAATGACTCGTGTCATACGCATAAAATAAAAACAGGCGTCATAAAGGGAAATCCTTTATGACGCCTGTTTTGTCTTAGTTTTGCTGCTCGATTTCTTCAGTCAAGCGTTCGAGTTCATCGATTAATTCACCGATATAGGCGATCGTGTCGCGGAGTGGCTGTTCGGTCGTGATATCGACGCCGGCCATCTTGGACAATTCGACAGGGGTTTTCGTTCCGCCTGCATTCAACACGCCAATCCATCCATCGACGGCTGGCTGGCCTTCCGCCAAGATGCGCTTCGACACTTGTGTGGAGATGGTCAGCCCGGCGCTGTAGGTATATGGGTAAAGGCCCATATAATAATGTGGCTGACGCATCCACGTCAATTCCGCACCTTCTGTGACTTCGACATCATCTCCCCAGAATTCTTCAAGCACGCCGCGTTTCAGCTCATTGAGCACACCTGCGTTGACGTTTTCGCCTGCGTCGATCTTTTTGTACACTTCGCGCTGGTAGGACGCTTCAAGCAAATGAGTGACAAAGTTATGGTAATAGGTTCTCGCCACAATCGATGAAATGACCCAACGCTTGAATTTCGGGTCTTCGGAATTCTTCAGCAAATGATTCGCCACAAGCATTTCGTTCATCGTCGAAGGCGCTTCGATAAAGTACAGGGAAGGGCGTGCGTTGAACAGGTTCTGCTCGCGGTTCGCGTGATAGAAATGACCCGCGTGGCCCAGTTCGTGCGCGAGTACGAATACTTCGTTCATGCGGCCGGTCCAGGAAATCAGGATATACGGATGGTCGCCGTAAGGGCTCGCACAGAATGCGCCCGTCGACTTGCCTTTGTTCTGCGCAAAATCGATCCAGCGTTCATCGTACGACCGTTCCACCATATTCAAATAATCCGTTCCCATAATGCCGAGCGCATCGTTGATATACTGTTTCGATTCCTCGACCGTAATTTCCGGATCGTATTCGGGGTCCAAGGAAATCTTCAAATCGGCAAAGGTCATTTTATCCAAACCGTGCGCTTTTTGAAGCAGTCGTGCGTATTTGCGCATATGGGGTGCCAATTCCGTCTGAATCAAATCGATTTGACGGTCATAAAGCGTGCGGTCGACTTCCTGGTTGAATAGCAGGTATTCGAAAATATCCTCATAACCGCGCAAGTCAGCTGTCGTTTTTTCGGTCTGCAATTGCATATCATAAGTTTTGGCGGTCGTGTGCTGGTAATCGCGCAGCTTATCGGAAAATGCCTTGAAGGCAGCGCGCCGCAGCTCGGTATCGGTTTCCGCTTCCCAATCGCCTTCGAATGACACGTAGCTAAGGGGGTGGGATTTGCCCCCGGCTTCAAAATCCGGGAAATCCATATCGACCATTTTTGTTGTATTGTACAGCTCATAAGGCGCTTGGAAGACCGAAGAGTAGGAAGCCAATGCTTTCTCGGCTGCTGGATGCAATTGATGCGGTTTTTTGCGCAGCAATTTCTTCAAATAGCCTTCAAACTCCTTGGATTCCGACATCGCCTGTTTTAGCGTGTCTTCCGGCAATTCCAATAGCTCGCTTGTTACAAAAGCGAGGCGGCTGCCGATTTTTGCGGAGAATGCGCTGTATTTCCCGGCGCGCATCTGGGCTTTCGTATCCGTTTGGTCTGTGCTGTAGGACAGGCTCACATAAGTGCCCGGGGCCACCAGTTTTTCAGCAATCGTAAGATACGCCTCAAGTGCTTCCAGTGCCGATTGGGCGTCGGTAATCTGGCCTTGGAACTTCTCGGCATAGGCTGCTGTTTCCTGGTCAATTTCTTCCAAAGTGGCATCGAATGCCTCGGGACTCGCCATCAAACTTTCTAAATTCCATGTTTCTTCTATAGATATTTCTGAACGTGGCGGTAAACTTTTAACCAATGATTTTCTCTCCCTTGTATTCCGGATTTCGAACTAATTCTAAGTATAATATCCAAACTACAAAAAGTAAAAAAGTTTTAAAATTAATAAGAAAATTATGAAAAATAGGTTTAAGCCTTAAATTACGCGGGTATCCACTTAATACAAGGCGGAATGACCGTCAGAAGACACGAGCGGTTTTTACCGGAATCGCCTTTTGACGAGATTATGCACAGCCTTGGCGGAAAATTTGCTTTACTGGCGATATAGCTCTTGTCGGGAACCAGATGAAAATGGTTCAGCCTAAGAAGTTTCAACAGTAACACGTAGGTTTTTTGTGTAAGTGCAACTGAACGCCTGGCTGCAAAGTCTATTGATCACTGAGAGGTATATGTGAGAAATCCAAAGACGGCCAGCGCCATTAAACTGCATAGGCGGGAGTTTGATTCGCCAACATGTACGTTTGTAGAAGAATTGAATAGAATTTTCCGCGTGCGAAAATCCTCCACGGACGAATCGGAGGATAAGGTAAGGAAGAGCATGATCCGAGTTATCGGGTCATGCTTTTTCTATGTCTTCTAGCATTAAGGAAGTTTCTTGGCAGGCATCTTTCGAAACGATGTGGAATAGAGCAGAGGATAACTTTTGCAAAAGGAGTGGACTGGATTGAGTGAAACGGTAGAACATGCAATTCAAGATGAGTATGGAAAAGATTTTGCTTGGTGCTACGGATGCGGCCGTCTGAACGAAGACGGGCTTCACCTCCGGACAGGATGGAACGGCGAAGAAACTATGACTTTCTATGAACCGCGGAAAGAACATACCGCAATTCCGGGGTTTGTCTACGGGGGATTGTTGGCTTCGCTTGTGGATTGCCACGGCACAGGTTCGGCATCGCTCGCCCTTCACCGTAAAAACGGGCATGAGCCGGGCAGCGGGGAAGAGCCGCCGCGCTTCGTGACGGGTTCATTGCATGTGGATTTCCTGAAACCGACGCCGCAAGGCAAGACCTTAAAAGCCGTAGGGAAAGTCGAAGAGATCCATCCGAAAAAATTCAAAGTGAATGTGGAAGTATTTGCAGGGGATGTAAAAGTCGCAAACGGCGAAGTGGTTGCGGTGTTGATGCCATCAACTTTTACTTCTTGAAAAGAGCGCCGGGGACATCCGGCGTTTTTTAACGCACTTTTTTCTTTAAAGTCGATAAGACTTGTAGGGATTAAAAGGATGCTGTATGCTCAATGTATTCAAAGCTCTATTTGTGAGGAGGAACCCGAATGACGGAGAAAGTTTATGTAATTCATGAAAACGAAGAATGGACGGTCCATCTATTCCGGCGCTTGGAAGAACTCGGGGTGCCTTATGAAGATTGGTTTACCGATGCAGGGTCGGT
It encodes the following:
- a CDS encoding purine/pyrimidine permease, with the translated sequence MTKNLAGGLQWAIFLIASSIAAPIAIASIFGMDTADTALFLQRTIFVLGIACLIQAFIGHRLPINEGPAGLWWGVFIVYAGLVGVLYSTAEESLQVLQSGLFYSGILFIVFAVTGVVDKLKQFFTPTVTFVYLLLLVLQISESIMKGLFGISSEGDLMDVRVLLAAVAVILITFYFMFHRSAFISRYSVLLSIAFGWLLFWAIGKAPSIPETSGAWMTFPDMLVFGPLVFDGGMLVTTLFLTVLLIANMMASVSVMESLLKNAFSIQSEDRMKQASVASGLNHLLAGLFSSVGPVPISGAAGFVSATRTPGLRPFIVGGVIVTGISLFPQLMAVLASLPAPVAYAVIFAIFSKMIEMAFNELEAEPNRKRAYKVAAFGLMTGVGLMFIPTESMAGLPSAVAAILSNGLISGTIIAIIIEQVMTRVIRIK
- a CDS encoding LLM class flavin-dependent oxidoreductase; protein product: MTQQTKELAVSILDLVPVRQGFPMGQAFEDMKNLARHAEQFGYKRFWLSEHHNTPTLASSATSILISKVLDATDTIEVGSGGIMLPNHTPLVVAEQFGTLETMHPGRVNLGLGRAPGTDMQTARALRRTTQETAFQFPEDVEELQRYLGPLEAQESVKAYPGVETEVPLFILGSSTSSAVLAAKLGLPYAFAAHFAPQQLESAVAIYRSRFEPSDTLAEPYVIACVNVVGADSAEEAEQLSTSSDQFYLNVVRGTKNPLMPPVDTMDGRWSYAEEAMVKSMARYTFKGNAEQLGEQIGRFAGELPIDELMAVSYIYDQDKRVRSYEILKEAVSNAVRLP
- a CDS encoding PaaI family thioesterase — its product is MSETVEHAIQDEYGKDFAWCYGCGRLNEDGLHLRTGWNGEETMTFYEPRKEHTAIPGFVYGGLLASLVDCHGTGSASLALHRKNGHEPGSGEEPPRFVTGSLHVDFLKPTPQGKTLKAVGKVEEIHPKKFKVNVEVFAGDVKVANGEVVAVLMPSTFTS
- the pepF gene encoding oligoendopeptidase F, whose product is MVKSLPPRSEISIEETWNLESLMASPEAFDATLEEIDQETAAYAEKFQGQITDAQSALEALEAYLTIAEKLVAPGTYVSLSYSTDQTDTKAQMRAGKYSAFSAKIGSRLAFVTSELLELPEDTLKQAMSESKEFEGYLKKLLRKKPHQLHPAAEKALASYSSVFQAPYELYNTTKMVDMDFPDFEAGGKSHPLSYVSFEGDWEAETDTELRRAAFKAFSDKLRDYQHTTAKTYDMQLQTEKTTADLRGYEDIFEYLLFNQEVDRTLYDRQIDLIQTELAPHMRKYARLLQKAHGLDKMTFADLKISLDPEYDPEITVEESKQYINDALGIMGTDYLNMVERSYDERWIDFAQNKGKSTGAFCASPYGDHPYILISWTGRMNEVFVLAHELGHAGHFYHANREQNLFNARPSLYFIEAPSTMNEMLVANHLLKNSEDPKFKRWVISSIVARTYYHNFVTHLLEASYQREVYKKIDAGENVNAGVLNELKRGVLEEFWGDDVEVTEGAELTWMRQPHYYMGLYPYTYSAGLTISTQVSKRILAEGQPAVDGWIGVLNAGGTKTPVELSKMAGVDITTEQPLRDTIAYIGELIDELERLTEEIEQQN